Proteins co-encoded in one Prescottella sp. R16 genomic window:
- the sepH gene encoding septation protein SepH, with protein sequence MRELRVIGLEPGGAHVVCSDPDSGEKFRIPADDRLRAAARGDIARLGQIEIETDCQMRPKEIQARIRGGASVDQVAEEAGVPRPKVERFAYPVLLERSRAAEMAQAGHPVRPDGPAVMTLAEIVALAFRTRGHDLDVATWDAWKDEEGCWVAQLQWQAGCTTNAAHWRFQPDAHGGIVTALDDTATQLVDPDFGRPLRSLTPVPSEGVYGPADVESDQDSTDDASIMLADNEFDDIAGDVAEIVTPDGGAEPRVAPQTSPGKDKRGKPALPSWDDVLLGVRSNGRG encoded by the coding sequence GTGCGAGAGCTGCGAGTGATCGGTCTCGAACCAGGCGGCGCGCACGTGGTGTGTTCGGACCCGGATTCCGGGGAGAAATTCCGCATCCCCGCCGACGATCGACTGCGGGCCGCGGCCCGCGGCGACATCGCCCGGCTCGGCCAGATCGAGATCGAGACCGACTGCCAGATGCGCCCCAAGGAGATCCAGGCCCGGATCCGCGGCGGCGCCTCCGTCGACCAGGTCGCCGAGGAGGCGGGTGTCCCCCGGCCCAAGGTGGAACGCTTCGCGTACCCGGTGCTGCTCGAACGGTCCCGCGCCGCAGAGATGGCGCAGGCCGGCCACCCGGTGCGTCCGGACGGCCCGGCGGTCATGACGCTCGCCGAGATCGTCGCTCTCGCGTTCCGCACCCGTGGCCACGATCTCGACGTCGCGACGTGGGACGCGTGGAAGGACGAGGAAGGGTGCTGGGTCGCGCAGCTGCAGTGGCAGGCCGGGTGCACCACCAACGCGGCGCACTGGCGGTTCCAGCCGGATGCGCACGGCGGCATCGTCACGGCACTCGACGACACTGCGACGCAGCTCGTCGATCCGGATTTCGGGCGGCCGCTGCGCAGCCTGACCCCGGTTCCCAGTGAGGGCGTGTACGGTCCGGCCGATGTGGAGTCCGATCAGGACAGCACCGACGACGCGTCGATCATGCTGGCGGACAACGAGTTCGACGACATCGCCGGTGACGTGGCCGAGATCGTGACGCCGGACGGCGGCGCCGAACCCCGGGTCGCCCCGCAGACCAGCCCGGGCAAGGACAAGCGCGGCAAGCCGGCCCTGCCGTCGTGGGACGACGTCCTGCTGGGCGTTCGGAGCAACGGGCGCGGCTGA
- the serC gene encoding phosphoserine transaminase, translating into MSTPIIPADLKPVDGRFGCGPSKVRPEQLQSLVDVGASVFGTSHRQKPVKDVVGRVRSGLRDLFSLPEGYEVVLGNGGSTAFWDAAAFGLIRERSQHFTYGEFSSKFASVAKGNPFIGDPIVVSSDPGTAPAIVADGSVDLIGWAHNETSTGVAVPVSRPAGSENALIAIDATSGAGGLPVDVADADVYYFAPQKCFAADGGLWIALMSPAALERVAEIKASGRWTPEFLSLPIAVDNSTKDQTYNTPALATLLMFENQIAWMNSNGGLDWTTARTKDSSDRLYSWAEASEYATPFVADPANRSQVVGTIDFADSVDAAEVAKILRANGIVDTEPYRKLGRNQLRIGMFPAIDPEDVSQLTKSIDWVVSQLG; encoded by the coding sequence ATGAGCACCCCGATCATCCCCGCCGACCTCAAGCCCGTCGACGGCCGCTTCGGTTGCGGACCGTCGAAGGTTCGCCCCGAGCAGCTGCAGTCCCTGGTCGACGTCGGTGCGTCGGTGTTCGGCACCAGCCACCGGCAGAAGCCCGTCAAGGACGTCGTCGGACGGGTCCGTTCGGGTCTGCGCGACCTGTTCTCGCTGCCCGAGGGCTACGAGGTCGTCCTCGGCAACGGCGGCTCCACCGCGTTCTGGGACGCGGCCGCCTTCGGTCTGATCCGTGAGCGCTCGCAGCACTTCACGTACGGCGAGTTCTCGTCGAAGTTCGCGTCGGTCGCCAAGGGCAACCCGTTCATCGGCGATCCGATCGTCGTGTCGTCCGATCCGGGCACCGCGCCGGCGATCGTCGCCGACGGTTCTGTCGACCTCATCGGCTGGGCCCACAACGAGACCTCGACCGGTGTGGCCGTGCCGGTGTCGCGCCCGGCGGGCTCGGAGAACGCGCTCATCGCGATCGACGCCACCTCGGGCGCCGGCGGCCTGCCGGTCGACGTCGCCGACGCCGACGTCTACTACTTCGCGCCGCAGAAGTGCTTCGCCGCCGACGGTGGCCTGTGGATCGCGCTGATGAGCCCGGCGGCGCTCGAGCGCGTCGCCGAGATCAAGGCGTCGGGCCGCTGGACCCCGGAGTTCCTGTCGCTGCCGATCGCGGTCGACAACTCCACCAAGGATCAGACGTACAACACCCCGGCGCTCGCGACGCTGCTGATGTTCGAGAACCAGATCGCGTGGATGAACTCCAACGGCGGCCTGGACTGGACCACCGCGCGCACCAAGGATTCGTCGGATCGCCTGTACTCGTGGGCCGAGGCCTCCGAGTACGCGACGCCGTTCGTCGCCGATCCGGCCAACCGCTCGCAGGTCGTCGGCACGATCGACTTCGCCGACTCGGTCGACGCGGCCGAGGTCGCGAAGATCCTGCGCGCCAACGGCATCGTCGACACCGAGCCGTACCGCAAGCTGGGCCGTAACCAGCTGCGCATCGGCATGTTCCCGGCGATCGATCCCGAGGACGTCTCGCAGCTCACCAAGAGCATCGACTGGGTCGTCTCCCAGCTCGGATAG
- a CDS encoding citrate synthase 2, with amino-acid sequence MAPSAVVPEDFVSGLEGVVAFTSDIAEPDKDGGSLRYRGVDIEDLVGRRVTFGNVWALLVDGKFGQGLPPAEPFPLPIHTGDVRVDVQAGLAMLAPIWGYQPLLDIDDETARENLARASVMALSYVAQSARGIYQPAVPQKIIDECPTVTARFMTRWKGDPDPRHTEAIDAYWVSAAEHGMNASTFTARVIASTGADVAASLSGAIGAMSGPLHGGAPARVLPMIEETERTGDARALVKGILDRKEKLMGFGHRVYRAEDPRARVLRDTAKRLDAPRYEVAAALEQAALAELRERRPDRAIETNVEFWAAVILDFAEVPAHMMPAMFTCGRTAGWCAHILEQKRLGKLVRPAAIYTGPAPRTPDTVEGWDQISHS; translated from the coding sequence ATGGCACCCAGCGCTGTAGTACCCGAGGATTTCGTCAGCGGCCTCGAGGGCGTCGTGGCCTTCACCAGCGACATCGCCGAACCCGACAAGGACGGCGGCTCACTGCGGTACCGCGGCGTCGACATCGAGGATCTCGTCGGCCGCCGCGTCACGTTCGGCAACGTGTGGGCGTTGCTGGTCGACGGCAAGTTCGGCCAGGGCCTGCCCCCTGCCGAGCCGTTTCCGCTGCCCATCCACACCGGTGACGTCCGGGTCGACGTGCAGGCCGGTCTCGCGATGCTGGCCCCGATCTGGGGCTACCAGCCACTGCTCGACATCGACGACGAGACGGCTCGCGAGAACCTCGCCCGCGCCTCGGTGATGGCGCTGTCGTACGTCGCGCAGTCGGCCCGCGGCATCTACCAGCCGGCCGTTCCGCAGAAGATCATCGACGAATGCCCCACCGTCACAGCACGTTTCATGACGCGATGGAAGGGCGATCCGGATCCGCGGCACACCGAGGCCATCGACGCGTACTGGGTCTCGGCCGCCGAGCACGGCATGAACGCCTCCACCTTCACCGCCCGTGTCATCGCCTCCACCGGCGCCGACGTGGCCGCATCGCTGTCCGGTGCGATCGGCGCGATGTCGGGCCCGCTGCACGGCGGCGCCCCGGCCCGCGTGCTGCCGATGATCGAGGAGACCGAGCGCACCGGTGACGCCCGCGCACTGGTCAAGGGCATCCTCGACCGCAAGGAGAAGCTGATGGGCTTCGGTCACCGGGTGTACCGGGCCGAGGACCCCCGCGCCCGGGTGCTGCGGGATACCGCCAAGCGCCTGGACGCACCCCGCTACGAGGTGGCCGCCGCGCTGGAGCAGGCCGCGCTCGCCGAACTGCGCGAACGTCGACCCGACCGCGCGATCGAGACCAACGTCGAATTCTGGGCGGCGGTGATCCTCGACTTCGCCGAGGTCCCGGCCCACATGATGCCCGCCATGTTCACGTGCGGACGCACCGCCGGCTGGTGCGCGCACATCCTGGAGCAGAAGCGCCTGGGCAAGCTCGTCCGCCCCGCCGCCATCTACACCGGCCCGGCACCCCGCACCCCCGACACCGTCGAGGGCTGGGATCAGATCTCGCACAGCTAG